The genome window ACAGGAGCCCCCAGCCGGTTCTGTGCCGCGATGTATGCAAACAGCTCCGGATTTCGCGCAGAGGAACTGTCCAGATTCGCGGGGAGGGTCACCGTCCAGAAGTCGTTGGTCAACTCATTCGCCATCATCTCTTCGAGGATGCGTGCGAACGACTCTCCATCCTTCGCCTCCTTCAGTCGGTTCAGGTCGCCGTCCATGACAGTCTCGGGCGATCCCGTATACCGCCCGGTGAGGCTCGACGCAAAGAACCACCGCCCGATCAATTTCTGGAGCCGATGCTCCGGCAGTCCAAAGCGCTTCCGCCCGATGAGGTAAAACGCGTAGGCATAAAGCAGGGAGTTCTGTGATGAGATCATCTCAGCACTGCGGAAGCCTGCACCAATGAGGCACGACAAAAACTGGTGCCAGTGGGTGAGGTTCAATACCTCGGCTTGTGCATCCTGGAGCACCTTGAACTGGGCGTCCCGTCGCTCGTTGGAGAATTCCCCAGTGTCCAAATCTTTACCTCGGAGTACCTGGTACACGCTCTTGAGACGCCCACGTTCAAATCCCAACGCGATGGCGACGCGCAGCAGTTGGTCTGGGTCCGGCTGAAGGAAGTGATTGAAGGGGGATGCGGGCGCTGCCGGGTCCGGCGCTTTGCGCGACTGCCGACAGAAGGTCTCAAGCGCACTTCGTCCCTCGTCCCAAAACACGGACATCAAGGTCAGGATGAAATCCGCCTGATTCAGCCGAACGCCCTCGCTGTTAATGCGCACGAAGATGTCGGCCACCTGCTCTTCGTCCACCGTTGGCGCAATTTCTAGCGCCGTAAAGGGGTACTTCTGGAGGTCGAACAGGCGGTCGAGGTTGTGCGCGATCCGCTCTTCGTCCTCCGGGGTCATGGCGCCTTTGGCTTCGAGCTGCTTAAGGAATCCTTTCACCATCTGATAGCTGGGTTTTCCCCCTGCCCAGACGCCGGAGATATTTGCGATCCACTCCGGGTCGCGCCGGATGGCCGCATCAGCCACCTCGAACTTGCCATCTCGTGGACGGAACGCCACCTCGATCTGACGCTCCTGGTAATCATCGTCCAGCACTTTCTTCCCTCGAAACACGGCAAAGAGTGCGGTCAGCCGCTGCTGACCATCTACTATCAAGCGGGACGGCACCGCATGCTGCTTGCCACCTAAGCCGATCTGCTTCACGCCATTTCCTGTGCCGTTTTCCCAAAACAGCAGATATCCGACCGGGAACCCGCGGTACATGGAGTCGAAGAGGTCACGCACCTTCGCGTTAGACCAGACGAACGGCCGCTGGATGTCCGGCAACCCGATGTCACCGATGTCGATATAGTGAAGAAGCCCGCTCAGGTCGTAATCTACTTTCTTGAAGCAAGTTTTCAGCTCACTCATGTGTTCACCTATCGCAGTATTTCCTCACGTCGGCGTCGTCAACGCGCCATACCACAGCCGGGGCCAATCAAAAAACCGAGGGTCTTTCACCAACTAACAAGCGCCCTTCTGGGCACCTCTATCTATCTACCCCAAAGTTGATACCAGTCTCTCGGGCTTCCCGACGCAGCAAATAGGTCACACACTTCGTTTGGATGGCTTCATGGAGATGACGCACTGTGGTTCCGAAGAACATATTCAGAATGGTTCCCATTGCCACGAGAGACGAGCCGCCCACCAATAACCAGCCAACGGTGGCGTTCTGCGTTCGCATCCCCAAACCCTCAGCAACTCCCACAAGAAGAAGGACACCTACCGAAGCAGATACTCCCCAGGCGACAAACTGTGAGTTTCGCCTGGCCTTCCAATAGAGTCGCTTCTGCAAGGACTCCCTCTCCGACGCGGCCGCGGCGAGCTGTTGTCTTGTTTGACGGTGTGCCTCTTGTTCCTCTCGGACTTTCTCGTTCTCCTCCTTTCTAATTTCAGCGGATACGCGTCGCAAGGTTTCGGTCACCGTTTCTTCCGTGAGGGCCGCCTCATCGCCAAGCGTCAGCCGCATCAGCTCTTCCAGTGCAACGGTGCTGCTTCGAAGTAGCTGATGATCTCTCTCAGAGATTCTCCCCTGCTTCTGTAGCTTGTCGATCTCCGTCAAGTACCGATCTAAAAGGTCTTTCGACGGTCGAAGAGCCGCGTACGAGTAAGCCAGGACTTCCGTCATCGGTACAGACGGCGCGCCCATCGGCGCTTTTAGCCAGGCCATATTGGCGAGACTAAAGTCGGTAATGACGCTTGAGACCGCGCAAGATTGATCGTGTTGCTTCCCGTACTCGTAGGCTGCACG of Nitrospirota bacterium contains these proteins:
- a CDS encoding DUF262 domain-containing protein; translation: MSELKTCFKKVDYDLSGLLHYIDIGDIGLPDIQRPFVWSNAKVRDLFDSMYRGFPVGYLLFWENGTGNGVKQIGLGGKQHAVPSRLIVDGQQRLTALFAVFRGKKVLDDDYQERQIEVAFRPRDGKFEVADAAIRRDPEWIANISGVWAGGKPSYQMVKGFLKQLEAKGAMTPEDEERIAHNLDRLFDLQKYPFTALEIAPTVDEEQVADIFVRINSEGVRLNQADFILTLMSVFWDEGRSALETFCRQSRKAPDPAAPASPFNHFLQPDPDQLLRVAIALGFERGRLKSVYQVLRGKDLDTGEFSNERRDAQFKVLQDAQAEVLNLTHWHQFLSCLIGAGFRSAEMISSQNSLLYAYAFYLIGRKRFGLPEHRLQKLIGRWFFASSLTGRYTGSPETVMDGDLNRLKEAKDGESFARILEEMMANELTNDFWTVTLPANLDSSSARNPELFAYIAAQNRLGAPVLFSHKKIQDLLDPTIRTKKKSLERHHLFPRAWLEKQGIDDLKKINQVANFALLEWPENIDISDDPPEDYVPTIKSRFSSDEWSRMSEYHAMPRDWERMPYETFLQERRKLMAAIIRRGFETLR